TTTATCCCTAATTTTTCACCGAATGGATCATTTGCTAATTTTTCTACTATATAGTTAACGAAGTTTTTACCATTAACATCTAATCCTAATGTGCTTAAAAATTCTGCTAATTTTGTAGCACCATTAATACCAAATTGTGGTGTTGATCCATGAGCAGCTTTACCTTTTAGAACAAGTTTAATTGTATTACCAACTTCAACTTTTCCTTCTAGTTTTTCATTTGCTAAGAATTTTTCAAATTTTTCTTTAATATCGCTAGCATCGCCTTCTAATTCAGCTTCTGCACTTGCAATAACCATATTAAGAACTTGTCCACCATTAAATTTAACAAGTTTGTATTCATAAGTTCCTTCTTCATCTATAAAGATTAATTTATGATCGAAAGTAACACGAGCTTTCTCAGCATAAACTAATGGGAACATAGCATCTGGTGTAAATCCTAAAGCAGGTTGTTCTTCATGTTTAAAGTATGATTCAACACATCTAAATCCTGTTTCTTCATCACTACCGATAATTAAACGAACACGTTTATTCCATTTTACACCTAATTTATCTAAAAGTTTTACAGCATAGTAAGCAGCCATTGTAGGTCCTTTATCATCTAACGATCCACGTGCATAGATTTTCCCATCTCTAACTTCTGGTTTAAACGGGTGGCTAATCCAATCAGCTTCAACTACTGGCACTACATCGACGTGACCAAGGATACCGAATAACTCTTCACCTTCACCAACTTCAATGTGACCAGCTTTGTTTTCTACTAATTTAGTTTTATAACCATCACGTTCTCCAAATGATAGAATTAAATCTAATGCTTCTCTT
This is a stretch of genomic DNA from Gemella haemolysans. It encodes these proteins:
- the pepV gene encoding dipeptidase PepV, with the translated sequence MNINFKQEVQNHKEDLLKDLFDLLSVRSILGTDVTEETPFGSGPREALDLILSFGERDGYKTKLVENKAGHIEVGEGEELFGILGHVDVVPVVEADWISHPFKPEVRDGKIYARGSLDDKGPTMAAYYAVKLLDKLGVKWNKRVRLIIGSDEETGFRCVESYFKHEEQPALGFTPDAMFPLVYAEKARVTFDHKLIFIDEEGTYEYKLVKFNGGQVLNMVIASAEAELEGDASDIKEKFEKFLANEKLEGKVEVGNTIKLVLKGKAAHGSTPQFGINGATKLAEFLSTLGLDVNGKNFVNYIVEKLANDPFGEKLGINYSDDEMGASTYNYGILKYDLSEKVGVVSTDCRHPKKFNLVEKLETIKVDNVNIEVTSTKEAHYVPKDDELVTTLMDVYRKYTGDIENDAFVLGGGTYARCLKKGVAFGLLFPGKQDTMHQANEFLEIEDLLLATAIYAEGIYKLCCE